One Streptomyces formicae genomic window, GGCGCTTCCGGTGGCCTGGCAGCTGCTGCAGGCCGACAGCGCGGCGATTCCGGCGGGCATCGCGCTCGCGGCCGTGGCGATCGCCTCGCTCGTCCTCCTGGTCAATCCCGCGACGACCGAGGCCCTGGGGATCCGGGGCCCCGGTGATGTGCAGGACCAGAAGTAGTCACTCCGTGAAGTAACTACTCCGCGAAGTAATCACTCCGCGAAGCAGTCACTCCTCGACGAGGAGCTTCTCGCGCAGTTGCGCGAGCGTGCGTGCGAGCAGGCGCGAGACGTGCATCTGGGAGATGCCGACCTCCTGGGCGATCTGCGACTGCGTCATGTTGCCGAAGAAGCGCAGGAGCAGGATGCGCTTCTCGCGTGGCGGCAGGTCCTCCAGGAGGGGCTTGAGCGATTCGCGGTACTCGACGCCCTCCAGGGCCTCGTCCTCGGCGCCCAGCGTGTCCGCCACGGCCGGTGACTCGTCGTCCGTGTCGGGGACGTCCAGGGACAGCGTGGAGTACGCGTTCGCCGACTCCAGGCCCTCCAGGACCTCCTCTTCGGAGATGGCCAGCTTCTCCGCGAGCTCGTGCACGGTGGGGGAGCGGCCGTGCAGCTGGGACAGCTCGGCGGTCGCCGTCGTCAGCGCGAGCCGCAGCTCCTGAAGACGCCGGGGCACGCGGACCGCCCACCCCTTGTCGCGGAAGTGCCGCTTGATCTCGCCGACGACCGTCGGCGTCGCGTACGTGGAGAACTCCACGCCGCGCTCCGGGTCGAAGCGGTCCACCGACTTGATCAGACCGATCGTGGCGACCTGCGTGAGGTCGTCGAGCGGCTCGCCGCGGTTGCGGAAGCGGCGGGCCAGGTGCTCGACGAGCGGCAGGTGCATGCGGACCAGCTGATTGCGCAGCTCCGCGTACTCCCGACTGCCGTCCTTCAGGGCGCGCAACTCGATGAACATCGCGCGTGCGCCGCTGCGGTCCTGTGGATCGTGCCGGCTGTGCTCGTGCTCGCTCATGTTTCCCGCCCGTCGCCCGCCGCCTCGGCCGGAGAGCTTCCTGAGCCCCTCCTCGGCGGTCGGCTCTGCCTGCTCCGACACATCGGCCACTGTCAGCGGACCCGGCTTCCCCGGGTCCTCCGGGTGCGGCTTGGCCTGCTGCTCGGGGATTCCGGTGGTCATACGGGGCATCCCCTCCCTGCCGCCGACGGGCAGACCTCGTGTGCCACGCTCTTCGTCCCGCACCGGCCCGTCCCCGTTCCTCACGCCGGCCCGGGTCCCGCGCCGCGCTTCTTGTAGAGGCTGATCGAGACGGTGTTGTCCTCGGCGACGGTGGAGTCGACCTGGCCCGCGAGGGCCGACAGCACAGTCCAGGCGAAGGTGTCCCGCTCAGGGGCCCGGCCGTCGGTCGTGGGTGCCGAGACCGTCACCTCCAGTGAGTCGTCGACGAGCCGGAACACGCAGCTGAGCACGGAGCCGGGCACGGCCTGCTGGAGCAGGATCGCGCAGGCCTCGTCGACCGCGATCCGGAGGTCCTCGATCTCGTCGAGAGTGAAGTCCAAACGCGCCGCGAGGCCGGCCGTCGCCGTCCGCAGCACCGACAGGTAGGCGCCCGCAGCCGGAAGGCGGACCTCCACGAAGTCCTGATTCCCGGGCTCGCCTGCGATCTGGGACACCCTCACCTCCAAGGTGGTACAAGCACTTTCGGGGCTCCGGGCCTGCCGTGCAGCGGCGGGTCCGGACTGCGTCACACGGGTAACGCACCACGTCGTTCTGCGGTGACGCTACCGCGCTCCCCAGCTCCGTGTCCCGGGGACCCCGCCCCGATGCTGTCACTCATAGTAAGCCTACGGGTACGGACAGTGGCTAGGGGTCTGCGGGCCCAATTGCAAAGTACGGGCCGTCACTTCAACAGGGGGGTGACGTACCCAGGGCTCAGACGATCGAACCGTCCACGAAGCACCAGCGCCAGCTCTCGCCCGGTTCGAAGGTACGCATCACCGGATGTCCGGTGTCCTTGAAGTGCGCCGTCGCGTGCTGGAACGGCGACGAGTCGCAGCAGCCCACGTGCCCGCACAGCAGGCACAACCGCAGTTGGACGGGGTGGCTGCCGACCGCGAGGCACTCGAGGCACGTTTCGCTCAGCGGCTCGGGTTCGGGGTGCGGCAGCGCTGTGACGTGCGAGCACTCGTTCATGATGGCCAGGTTACGACGGGAACGTGGAACGCGGAGGGGTCTGGCGATGGACGTATTGCCGCTGGTGGCACTGATCGCGGCGAGCGCGGTGGTGGCAGGTGCCGCGCGCAGGACTCCGGTGCCCGCGCCGCTGCTCCTGGTCGGGGTGGGGCTCATCGCCGCCTACGTCCCCGGAGTGCCGGGCTACCACCTCGATCCGCACGTCGTGCTGCCGCTGATCCTGCCGCCCCTGCTGCACACGGCCGCCCTGGAGAGCTCCTATCTGGACCTGCGCGCCAACCTCAGGCCGGTCGCGCTGCTCTCGGTCGGTTACGTCCTGTTCGCCACGCTCGCCGTCGGCTGGCTCGCGTATCTGCTCATCCCCGACCTGCCGCTCACCGCCGCGCTCGTCCTCGGCGCCGTCATCGCGCCCCCGGACGCGGTCGCGGCGACCGCCATCGCGCGCCGGGTGGGGCTGCCCTCGCGGATCACCACGATCCTCCAGGGCGAGTCCCTGGTGAACGACGCGACCGCGATCACCGCCTACAAGGTCGCGCTCGCCGCGGCCGTCGGCGAGGGCGCGAGCTGGGCGGGCGGCATCCAGGAGTTCCTGGTGGCCGCGGTCGGCGGGGTCGGCGTCGGGCTGCTCCTGATGGTGCCGATCCACTGGCTGCGCACCCACCTGAAGGAGGCGATGCTGCAGAACACGCTGTCGCTGCTCATCCCCTTCGTCGCGTACGCGGCCGCGGAACAGGTGGGCGCCTCCGGAGTGCTCGCCGTGGTCGTCGTCGCCCTCTACCTGGGGCACCGCTCCTGGCAGGTCGACTTCGAGACGCGGCTCCAGGAGGCCGCGGTGTGGCGGGTCGTCGCGTTCATCCTGGAGTCGGCGGTCTTCGCGCTCATCGGGCTCCAGCTGCCCGTCGTGCTCAAGGGCCTCGGCGAGTACAGCGTCGGACAGGCGGTCTGGTACGCGGTCGGGGTCTTCGTCTTCGTCGTGCTCGTGCGCTTCGTGTGGTCGTATCCGGCGACCTATCTGCCCCGGTGGCTCTCGACGCGGATCAAGGAGCGCGAGGACGACATGGACTGGCGGCGGCCGCTGATCGTCAGCTGGGCCGGGATGCGGGGCGTGGTCTCGCTGGCGATCGCCTTCTCGATCCCGCTCGTCATGGACGACGGGGAGCCCTTCCCCGCGCGCAATCTTGTCCTGTTTCTGACCTTCACCACGGTGATCGGCACGCTCGTCGTGCAAGGACTCTCGCTGCCGTGGCTGATCCGTGTCCTGAAACTGCCGGGCCGGGACGCGCAGGCGCAGACCCTCGCGGAGGCGCAGGCCCAGAACGCCGCCTCGCAGGCCGCGGAGGCCCGGGTGGAGGAACTCATGCGGGACCGCCGCAACTGCCTTCCTCCGCCCCTCCAGGACCGTCTGCGGACCGTTCTGGAGCGGCGCCGCAACTCCGTGTGGGAGCGGCTCGGCCAACCGAACCCCGTCACGGGGGAGTCGGCGGACGACACCTACCGCAGGCTGGCGCGCGAGGCGATCGCCGCGGAGCGGGAGGTCTTCGTGAGGATGCGGGACGAGCGGCGCATCGACGACGAGATGATGCGGACGCTGCTGCGCAAGCTGGACCTGGAGGAGGCGGCGGCCTACCGGGAGGTCGAGGACTGAGAGGTGTCCTCGCGCGCGCCGGTGATCACGGCGGTGAGGCGGGTCCCGGGGCGGAAGGCGCCCTCTTCGGAGAGGGCGGTCAGCGCGTACAGGAGCTTGGCCACGTAGAGGCGTTCCACGGAGAGGCCGAGTTCGTCGCCGTGCCGGTCCTCGAAGTCCTCGGCGAAGGCGCGCAGTTCGGGGGTGGTGCGGGCGTAACCGCCGCAGTGGAAGCGGTCGTCCAGGTGCCAGTTGGCGGTCGGGGCGCCGAACGTGCCGCGTTGCAGCGCGCGTATCTCGGGGCCCAGGAAGCCGCCCTTGAGGACCGGTATGCCAAGCGCCCGCCGGTCCGGGCCGAGCCCGGCGGCCAGGCCCGCGAGGGTGCCGCCGGTGCCGCAGGCCACGGCCGCCACGTCGGTGCTCTCGCGCAGTTCCTCGCCCAGCGCGGTACAGCCGCGTACGGCCAGGGAGTTGCTGCCGCCCTCCGGGATCACGTACGCGTCGCGGGCGCCCGCCGCGCTCAGGAGCCCGGCCAGCGTCCCGGGCTCGTGCTTGCGGCGATACGTCGACCTGTCGACGAAGCGCAGCCGCATGCCGTCGGACACGCAACGGGTCAGGGACGGGTTCAGGGGACGCTCGGCGAGCTCGTCGCCGCGCACCACGCCGATCGTGGCGAGCCCGAGGAGACGGCCCGCGGCGGCGGTGGCGCGCAGGTGGTTGGAGTAGGCGCCGCCGAAGGTGAGCAGGGTGTCGTGGCCCGCGTCGGTCGCGGCCGCCAGGTTCAGGACGAGCTTGCGGAACTTGTTGCCGGGCAGGTCCGGGTGGATCAGGTCGTCCCGCTTGAGTCGCAGCCGCACGCCGTGGCGGGTGAAACGGTCGTCGTCGACGTCCTGCAACGGCGACGGCAGCCGGGGCCGCAGGGCGGCCGGGGCGGGGGTGACGGGCGGGGTGGGACGCACCCCGCCATTGTCCCCCGTGGCACGCCGTCCGGCAGGGGAGCCCCTTGCCGGGCCCTCGGCGCGCTACTTGAGGCGCTCTTCGATGCGGTCCCTCATCCAGTCCATGGTGAAACCGCGCGGGTCCACCTTGCCCGGCTGCCACTCCAGGTGGCCGATGACCGAGCGTTCCGTCCAGCCGTGGTGGCGGCAGATCGCGGCCGAGACCTTCTCGATCGCCTCCAGCTGCTCATCGGGCCAGGGGTCCTCGCCGTCGCCGAGGTTCTCGCACTCGAAGCCGTAGAAGTAGCGGTTGCCGTCGGTGTTCGCCTCGTTGTCGGGCGGCAGCCGCTTCTCGGCGATGACCGCGCGCAGGACGTCGTCGTCGCCGAGCCCCGCGTGGTTGGCGCGGCCGTAGCCGACCAGGTGGACGTGGCCGTCCTTGGTGATGACGCCGTGGCAGAGCGGGCCCGGCAGCGACGCGTAGCCGTCGCGACAGATCTCCACCGTGCGCTGGCTGCCCGACGTCACCGTGTGGTGGATCACGACGCCGTGCACGGGGCCCCAGGGGCCCTTGTGGTTGCGGTTGTGGTGCTCCCAGTCGCCTACCTCGACGACGGTCACGCCTTCGTCTCGCAGGATGTCCAGGAACCTGCCAGCGGACATGGGTGGGGCCATGACCGTCTCCTTTGCAAGGCGCGACGGCCGCCGGTCGCGGTCCGCCTCGTATGCCCTGCTTGTACCGGAACTCCGGTGCCCGGACCAGTTGTTCGGAAGCAATCCGGTGGCTGTTCGGGCACCGTGCGAGCCGATCCGGTCAGGTGCCGTGCAGGAAGCCGTCGCCGTTCGCCGCGACGTGGCTCTCCAGGGCCTGGAGTGCCTGCTGGGTGGCCTGGGGAGAGCCGGTGCCCCGGCGCTCCGCGTAGTACGCGGCGCCCAGCTTCTTCAGGAGGGCGTCGCCCGCGCGCTTCTCCTGGACCTCGTCGACCTTCTGCTTGCCCTGCGCGAGGGCGCTCTGCGCCTGTTCCTTGGCGCGATCCAGGAAGCCTGCCATTGCTGTCTCCTGTCGGTCGGTGCGGTGGGTACGGGTGGGGCCGGTGCCCCGCGTGTGGTCTGAACGGGTGCGCGGATCTTGTAGTTCCCCGCACCCGTGCGGTCACGCCGTGAGCTTGCGCATCAGGCGTACCCCCTGGGACGGCTTCATGTGCGGCAGATACGCCTTGCCGATCGCCCGGGTGATGTTGGGCAGGGCCGCCGGATCCGGGTAGCACATGTACATCGGGTGGTACCTGGGCTGGAACTTCG contains:
- a CDS encoding anti-sigma regulatory factor; translation: MSQIAGEPGNQDFVEVRLPAAGAYLSVLRTATAGLAARLDFTLDEIEDLRIAVDEACAILLQQAVPGSVLSCVFRLVDDSLEVTVSAPTTDGRAPERDTFAWTVLSALAGQVDSTVAEDNTVSISLYKKRGAGPGPA
- a CDS encoding RNA polymerase sigma factor SigF; the protein is MRNGDGPVRDEERGTRGLPVGGREGMPRMTTGIPEQQAKPHPEDPGKPGPLTVADVSEQAEPTAEEGLRKLSGRGGGRRAGNMSEHEHSRHDPQDRSGARAMFIELRALKDGSREYAELRNQLVRMHLPLVEHLARRFRNRGEPLDDLTQVATIGLIKSVDRFDPERGVEFSTYATPTVVGEIKRHFRDKGWAVRVPRRLQELRLALTTATAELSQLHGRSPTVHELAEKLAISEEEVLEGLESANAYSTLSLDVPDTDDESPAVADTLGAEDEALEGVEYRESLKPLLEDLPPREKRILLLRFFGNMTQSQIAQEVGISQMHVSRLLARTLAQLREKLLVEE
- a CDS encoding Na+/H+ antiporter yields the protein MDVLPLVALIAASAVVAGAARRTPVPAPLLLVGVGLIAAYVPGVPGYHLDPHVVLPLILPPLLHTAALESSYLDLRANLRPVALLSVGYVLFATLAVGWLAYLLIPDLPLTAALVLGAVIAPPDAVAATAIARRVGLPSRITTILQGESLVNDATAITAYKVALAAAVGEGASWAGGIQEFLVAAVGGVGVGLLLMVPIHWLRTHLKEAMLQNTLSLLIPFVAYAAAEQVGASGVLAVVVVALYLGHRSWQVDFETRLQEAAVWRVVAFILESAVFALIGLQLPVVLKGLGEYSVGQAVWYAVGVFVFVVLVRFVWSYPATYLPRWLSTRIKEREDDMDWRRPLIVSWAGMRGVVSLAIAFSIPLVMDDGEPFPARNLVLFLTFTTVIGTLVVQGLSLPWLIRVLKLPGRDAQAQTLAEAQAQNAASQAAEARVEELMRDRRNCLPPPLQDRLRTVLERRRNSVWERLGQPNPVTGESADDTYRRLAREAIAAEREVFVRMRDERRIDDEMMRTLLRKLDLEEAAAYREVED
- a CDS encoding 1-aminocyclopropane-1-carboxylate deaminase/D-cysteine desulfhydrase codes for the protein MRPTPPVTPAPAALRPRLPSPLQDVDDDRFTRHGVRLRLKRDDLIHPDLPGNKFRKLVLNLAAATDAGHDTLLTFGGAYSNHLRATAAAGRLLGLATIGVVRGDELAERPLNPSLTRCVSDGMRLRFVDRSTYRRKHEPGTLAGLLSAAGARDAYVIPEGGSNSLAVRGCTALGEELRESTDVAAVACGTGGTLAGLAAGLGPDRRALGIPVLKGGFLGPEIRALQRGTFGAPTANWHLDDRFHCGGYARTTPELRAFAEDFEDRHGDELGLSVERLYVAKLLYALTALSEEGAFRPGTRLTAVITGAREDTSQSSTSR
- a CDS encoding UBP-type zinc finger domain-containing protein; amino-acid sequence: MNECSHVTALPHPEPEPLSETCLECLAVGSHPVQLRLCLLCGHVGCCDSSPFQHATAHFKDTGHPVMRTFEPGESWRWCFVDGSIV
- a CDS encoding N-acetylmuramoyl-L-alanine amidase, producing MAPPMSAGRFLDILRDEGVTVVEVGDWEHHNRNHKGPWGPVHGVVIHHTVTSGSQRTVEICRDGYASLPGPLCHGVITKDGHVHLVGYGRANHAGLGDDDVLRAVIAEKRLPPDNEANTDGNRYFYGFECENLGDGEDPWPDEQLEAIEKVSAAICRHHGWTERSVIGHLEWQPGKVDPRGFTMDWMRDRIEERLK